The following proteins come from a genomic window of Bactrocera tryoni isolate S06 chromosome 1, CSIRO_BtryS06_freeze2, whole genome shotgun sequence:
- the LOC120782881 gene encoding RNA polymerase II elongation factor Ell-like — protein MTDCPATFSAGDYEMTQQYNKDDSKVYIRVKLTDSAYRAIEEYQHYSNTNHFTNEQNPKMKMNGNTGIISIPTFGSEAGVNFGFSLDAVQGSMEAVQQTAEGLSSLGPITHSMRIHANEDVFAETRTKMAMSEESERSKCTKVIKPNTSEIGRKVEKPVATLSAQQVAHNQDRNKACPALGVTERSKDVHNVKTNEADFVRPVSKPANVDTRFEHNRHGSASSKRNGKSSHKRDSKGSTFSSLPLLTSPSKPSSTLTNGSHRERNIASNTLSSLPLLTTPSNPSTQLTNGKHREINTITPSKPSSHLTNGNVISSNNVSARLTAPDFVRPLTKPRDIDPKLDHKRHSSTSSKSKGKSSHPRDSMSNTLTSLPLLTTSSKSSSTLPNENSVVKENDNEVKSKQPTGAKAKSAQSKAVDTKSGKKSKAKSKQPDITRCKIKERVIQMLAIKPYKKLELYTRLQNEGLRDTERQAISTILREIAFLRDNAFNLRRHIWNMVKEDWPFYNEAELQQLKENKPKDLTPPISSDTASPPLLSSPSPPQVTLNSDFNYGNSLKRPGEVYQNPVPSKKQRISHVKTKNHVGNHKSPTSENILVYNRKAEAVEGNKVFNGTQITANCVNQKNCGNTSSAPSDLTTERVSEDKNTSGKSKDRKSKKSSAPEFNKQPAEIVSTDKKSSSSKRRSSKPKGGTRSEAVGTDQNKENSAALVAVNQPADTVSGYKKSSSRNKADKYQKSSASVSENQPVISAGKRSNKNKASNSKNGKESNTINTDTAKPQEDSRSKLSKNRETTQKSKCNNKVDLPASSRKQTSKPQMTVPPFTNYKLKTPKEVEQQSSRTVKPQQQITLQEPVAHHSATNKSLEASKHREQHSSQHIVPQQRLQQQYTSQEPTARRYGPSDTLNAHRNSEQERFRHVEPPQRVQEQIRSQEPIAQHSTMTDAHIAEPQSRFDFSAYTPITCVEQRRLYKAEFESHFEEYDQLSKSVEQVRRDFHLLVQQLEQLPPGSPVYQHIQQQIEMEYERLNSAEQKQRKLRFDYLEAKLAYITQLVNDYDQKLKAESAAIDAAVLQHQVLQQQQQMLPITPIEEPKEIYSYAMNGSSHVLTAPAHPSNGHVAVSMETVVENEVEVALPPSQLSTYNTQQNTTNEVVWHQETQQQNSVVISNTKLSSCGSQFIPQQTHHQKNGHQESGHHKDSDLSDSDDSSNSSEEELASFHDTQFIPQQPQYQQKYHQNNQQHDDQNLSDSDDSSDSSDSSNSELSSFQRSQFMPQQPQRQGRGYQNNQMNENDLSSSDDSSDSSSSESEDSDSDNDAE, from the coding sequence ATGACAGACTGTCCAGCAACATTTAGCGCCGGTGACTACGAGATGACTCAACAATATAACAAGGACGATTCGAAGGTGTATATTAGAGTAAAGTTGACCGATTCGGCTTACCGCGCCATCGAAGAGTATCAACATTATTCCAACACAAATCACTTTACAAACGAGCAGAatccaaaaatgaaaatgaacggTAATACCGGCATAATCAGCATACCCACATTTGGCAGTGAAGCAGGCGTCAATTTTGGGTTCTCATTGGATGCGGTTCAAGGATCGATGGAGGCTGTACAGCAGACCGCCGAAGGTCTTAGCAGCCTCGGCCCCATTACTCACAGTATGCGTATTCATGCTAACGAAGATGTTTTTGCTGAAACACGCACAAAAATGGCTATGTCGGAGGAGTCGGAGCGCAGCAAATGCACAAAAGTGATTAAACCAAACACAAGTGAGATCGGTCGCAAAGTGGAGAAGCCAGTGGCGACTTTATCGGCTCAGCAGGTGGCACACAACCAGGATCGCAATAAGGCGTGCCCTGCACTCGGTGTTACGGAAAGGAGCAAAGATGTGCATAATGTTAAAACTAACGAAGCTGACTTTGTACGACCGGTGAGCAAACCAGCGAATGTGGATACGAGATTTGAACATAATAGACATGGCAGCGCTTCATCGAAACGTAATGGTAAATCCTCTCATAAACGCGATAGTAAGGGTAGTACATTCTCTTCACTACCCCTTCTAACGAGCCCCTCAAAACCATCATCCACGCTGACGAACGGGAGTCATCGGGAGCGCAATATTGCGAGTAATACATTATCTTCACTTCCTCTTCTCACGACACCTTCAAATCCATCTACCCAGCTGACGAATGGGAAACATCGGGAAATCAATACGATAACACCTTCAAAACCATCTTCCCACCTGACTAATGGAAATGTTATTTCAAGTAACAATGTATCTGCCAGACTGACAGCACCCGATTTTGTTCGTCCGCTGACCAAGCCAAGGGATATAGATCCGAAATTGGATCACAAAAGACATAGCAGTACTTCGTCGAAAAGCAAGGGTAAATCCTCTCATCCCCGCGATAGTATGAGTAATACATTGACTTCGTTACCGCTTCTAACGACATCCTCAAAGTCATCTTCTACCCTTCCGAATGAAAATTCTGTGGTTAAGGAAAATGACAATGAAGTAAAATCCAAACAGCCTACTGGCGCCAAGGCTAAATCTGCGCAATCGAAAGCTGTGGACACTAAAAGCGGTAAAAAATCGAAAGCTAAGAGCAAGCAACCCGATATAACTCGTTGTAAAATAAAGGAACGTGTCATACAAATGTTGGCTATTAAGCCCTATAAGAAGCTTGAACTTTATACTCGTCTGCAAAACGAGGGCTTACGTGATACTGAGCGCCAAGCCATTAGTACCATATTGCGTGAGATAGCGTTCTTACGCGACAACGCTTTCAATTTGCGACGTCACATATGGAATATGGTAAAGGAAGACTGGCCATTTTATAATGAAGCGGAACTACAGCAGCTAAAAGAGAATAAGCCTAAAGACTTGACGCCACCAATAAGTTCAGATACAGCTAGCCCACCTTTATTGAGCTCGCCCAGTCCACCACAAGTGACCCTAAACAGTGACTTTAATTACGGCAACAGTTTGAAGCGCCCTGGCGAAGTCTATCAAAATCCGGTGCCATCCAAAAAACAACGCATAAGTCATGTAAAGACAAAAAATCATGTGGGTAATCACAAGAGCCCAACCagcgaaaatattttagtatataatAGAAAAGCAGAGGCTGTGGAAGGTAATAAGGTGTTCAATGGTACACAAATTACCGCCAATTGTGTCAATCAAAAGAATTGTGGGAATACCAGCAGCGCTCCTTCTGATCTGACCACCGAACGTGTGAGTGAAGACAAGAACACCAGCGGAAAAAGCAAAGACCGTAAGTCTAAGAAATCTTCGGCTCCTGAATTCAATAAGCAGCCGGCCGAGATTGTGAGCACGGATAAAAAAAGCAGTAGTAGCAAACGCAGGTCAAGTAAGCCAAAGGGTGGTACCAGGAGCGAAGCCGTGGGTACTGATCAAAACAAAGAGAACTCAGCAGCTCTTGTTGCCGTTAATCAGCCAGCTGACACTGTGAGTGGCTACAAGAAAAGCAGCAGCAGAAACAAGGCGGATAAGTACCAGAAATCGTCAGCTTCTGTTTCTGAAAATCAACCGGTCATAAGCGCCGGTAagagaagcaacaaaaataaggCAAGTAATTCTAAGAATGGCAAAGAGAGCAACACAATTAATACTGATACCGCAAAGCCACAAGAAGATAGTCGGTCAAAGCTCAGTAAAAATAGGGAAACAACGCAAAAAAGCAAATGTAATAATAAGGTTGACCTACCAGCGAGCTCCAGAAAACAGACATCAAAACCACAGATGACTGTGCCACCATTCACGAATTACAAACTTAAAACTCCGAAGGAAGTAGAACAACAGAGTTCTCGAACCGTGAAGCCACAGCAGCAAATCACACTACAAGAGCCAGTAGCGCACCATTCCGCCACAAATAAAAGCCTTGAAGCTAGCAAGCATAGAGAGCAACATAGTTCTCAACACATTGTGCCACAACAGCGGCTCCAGCAGCAATACACATCTCAAGAACCCACAGCACGCCGGTACGGTCCAAGTGATACACTTAATGCTCATAGGAATTCAGAACAAGAGCGTTTTCGACACGTGGAGCCACCACAACGAGTCCAAGAGCAAATCAGATCGCAAGAACCTATAGCGCAGCATTCCACTATGACTGACGCACACATTGCTGAGCCACAAAGCCGCTTTGATTTCAGCGCGTATACTCCGATCACATGCGTTGAACAGCGACGCCTTTACAAAGCCGAATTCGAAAGTCACTTCGAGGAATACGACCAGCTGTCAAAGAGTGTCGAACAAGTGCGCCGTGACTTTCACTTATTAGTACAACAATTAGAGCAACTGCCACCAGGCAGTCCCGTCTATCAACATATTCAACAACAGATTGAGATGGAATACGAGCGGCTAAATAGTGCGGAGCAGAAACAACGGAAACTAAGGTTTGACTACCTGGAAGCCAAATTAGCGTACATAACGCAGCTTGTAAACGATTACGATCAGAAGTTAAAGGCTGAATCGGCTGCAATTGACGCGGCTGTGCTACAACACCAGGTTcttcaacagcagcaacaaatgttACCAATAACACCGATTGAGGAGCCGAAAGAGATATACTCGTACGCTATGAATGGCAGCAGCCATGTGCTGACCGCACCAGCCCACCCAAGCAACGGACACGTCGCAGTCTCAATGGAGACCGTTGTAGAGAACGAAGTTGAAGTTGCTCTACCGCCATCACAACTATCGACATACAATACACAACAGAACACAACGAATGAGGTGGTATGGCATCAAGAGACGCAGCAGCAAAATAGCGTTGTGATCTCAAACACAAAATTATCATCATGTGGCTCACAATTCATTCCACAACAAACGCACCACCAAAAAAATGGTCACCAAGAAAGTGGTCACCATAAGGATAGTGATTTATCAGATTCAGACGATTCGTCCAACTCTAGTGAAGAAGAACTAGCGTCTTTTCACGACACACAATTCATTCCACAACAACCGCAGTACCAACAAAAGTATCATCAAAATAACCAGCAGCATGATGATCAAAATTTATCAGATTCGGATGACTCGTCCGACTCTAGTGATAGCTCAAATTCAGAACTATCGTCTTTTCAACGCTCACAATTCATGCCACAACAACCCCAGCGTCAAGGAAGAGGATACCAAAATAACCAGATGAATGAGAATGATTTATCAAGTTCTGACGATTCGTCCGATTCTAGCTCGAGTGAATCAGAAGACTCTGACTCAGATAATGATGCCGAGTGA